Part of the Quercus robur chromosome 5, dhQueRobu3.1, whole genome shotgun sequence genome, gtaaaagaataaaatcaGATTGTTAAGACCAAGGTCTCAAATGTCATTGCCAATGGAGATGTTGTGATCCCAAAAGACCGTAACCATATTTACATTGATGTTTATACTTGTTTGGAAAACACAACTACACCGACAACCACCCAGCTGGCAGCTGCGAACTCAAGACAATATTACTTCTCTAGAACCCGAACAAATATGAGACAACGCACGCACAAATTAAGAGATTTGATTATAGGAACGACAATGGTATCCAAACAGAACTACACCACCTCGCCTCCATCACAGGACCACGCCACCGCAACTCAGTTATAAGTTTAAGGCTGCTACAGTATTATAGTAAATTTAGCAATCTATCActattttggaaatatgtatagatctaccacttttttgaaactcgaatTTGCCGTAAAATTCGAGTTCCAAAACTtgagttctttgaaaaaatatactttgaaaaattttgaaaactttttgtagtacaccataaaaaattttcaaaattttttcatgaTACTCGAGTACCATGGAAAACTCGATTTCGCCAAACTCGAGTACTCAAAAAGTGATATACTCTTATATATTTCTGAAACAAAGGTAGATTGCAATATAGTTTACGAAAATATGCTATTTGGCTCTTTTCACCAATAGGATGATATAGTAGctcaattgtaattttttttttttaacaattacaaCTTGGTAATGCatgtttttattgatttgatgctaaaatttagcatattCAGAGTTTTACAACTCTCGGAAATTGATGCTCTTATTAGGTGGAGAAAGGTACGGttgaattaataaataaaaaaggtataTCTCCTTCATAGACCCATGGTCATTAGTCAATGTTATGGGTGAGATTGTATTCGTAGGCTTGTAGCATCGATGACCTTGAATtatcaaaagttttatttttatttatttaattttttatgtgattcttcaaataaaagagatagatttttttttttttattctcctgTATCATTAAATTATAAGACTTTTGATATTTCTTACAAGCATATTATGTCAATAGAGTATAAAAAAGAGCCAAAAGATCACATTCAAACacatttgaattttacatcttTTTTGCACTTCAAATTActaaccttttttcttttcttttctttttttcctaaaagaaGTTTGTCTTCTACTGGGTTCACAACTAACACAACTTTTTTCTTACTATTAATAACGTGTTATTGACAGTGCAAAATTTGTTGCATCttgttttaccaaattttttcaaaagcaaaacattttcaactttttataaaagattttatgATCAACAGAAAATATTTAATAAGTTTGACTATATTTTACccgaaaaaaattattaaaaaaaaaaaaaccacttgaaatggaaaataatttttcagaaaatattttgcttaaaaataaACGGAGCACTAATCTTTtaagaaagggaaaaattataaatattttctttcctttatgatatttcaaagtttttcttttttgtctgtGTTTTGACTCCAAGGTAACAAAATTTAGGAGTCAAAAGTTAATATACTCATAATAAGACTTATCAAGGCAATAATTGTCAACCTTTCCTCAGCCAAAGACGTCGTAAAAGAAATTGGTTTTGGAACGCTATCTCTTTTCAAAAGTCGTTacccaataaaaaaacaaacaaaaacaaaatccttACAGTGAAACAATCGCCTTAACAAGTTGATTTTCATCGCTATAAAAatactttaaagaaaaattaataatctaaTTTTACTGTAGGTTGGTCAACAGTCAACTTAACCTTGGAGAATCTAGCTGTCTTCTTCATTGATCTATCATGAAAAAAGGCAATTTCCATGAAGTTTTAGTGACTTCTCTTATAATTAATATACAACTAACCTATATTAAAAGTATTTAACTTTCTCAACCTCTCTGTAATTGTCTTTCCATGCATGTTCTTTGTCAGTTCCTTCAAGCTTTAGCTTatctttatatttaaaaaatggttgCACACACCTACCTAGTTACACACTCATATTTTGacacaatttcaaaaaatggGTGGGTAACAATACGCGTGTAATGaggtatatataataaatactacttttaatttaatattgaataaaattgagAATTAACCGGACCACGTAATTCGTTCAACCTTAAAAAGCGTTATCATGTTATTGTTTAATTAGTTATACTcttaccaaagaaaaaaaaaaaaacacagaagaGGGTGGCTCATATTTCTCACAAAGGAATGcctcataataataatattgttattattataataataaaataaacgtctttgaatttttggttgatttcatgccgtcatttaaatttttgaagGTCCATATATTTCCTTACTGTCATTATaatacatgtttttaatttttgttaatttactatttgtaaggacacgatttgtaacgacccgtaatagtgttgggttcgcacgtaaaaaggcccaaacaatataatttgtagagcgtgggtgtaaagaactaggttaacttttGTATCACGAAAAGATTCACTCTCACGTATATTGAAAGTTTAGAGTTGGCACAACGATCCTTTTCTTTGGTAATCAATACcgttctttttctctccttttgttcttcttcttttctctgtgtttttctttcttttcttttatcttccGAACCTCCCTCTTTTGCttgttcttctttcagtttatatacccCCCTTTGTGTTCCATCCTAAccgcacacgtgtaggttgggttcggaggatttctttctgtcccatctagcacctcctggaacttcctatgggcagctgtaagACTGCTcccttactgttcaggtatcacctctacattaatgcggtcagagagttggATGAGAggtcattaatgcggaggcagctgtagttatatagatatttgtttgtcttATCTCTTTCATCCTTGGTCGGTTATTCTATCTTTAATGGTGACTTAATTCTGAGGTCTGGTTGCAACAAGACCGCGTTCTGATCGTCCTCGGACAcatactgccgaggagtatggcGTCCTCGAACGGATACAGAACTCTACCCTCGTAATATTGACTACCACTCCCTTTAGTAATTACCTTATGACCTGACTtggcctcctcggacggatatgCATCCTCAAATGGGACACAGGCCCAACAATCCTGAACTTAATGGGCCTATTGATCGAACgacccccacaatagcccctcaaaatcctacttttCGACTCCTCAGGAGAGAAGGTGGATTTTGACGTCATAAGCCCGTACCTATGCGTGTTTTGGGGCATGCCCCTGACGCTTTAGTATCCCGATTTTGGCAGCATTAAATTTCGACAACGCCCTTGTCTCCCACGTTCGACGGTGAGATCTAAATCCAATGGCAGAAGGCTTCCCTTGTTTTGTGAGCGGGAATTTCACCGTTCACAATCCTCACATGACTATAAAGGCGTTCTCTAATTGACCCTGTACTTTACCTTCGACGATTACGTGGTTCCAGAGCTCATACATTGAACCTGCCTTTCTTCATCCTTCGTTACTCTCCTGGCGACTACAAATAATCGTACTTTGTCCGAGGTCCTTCCTTTGAACCTGTAAGTCCTCTCGAAGTTTCTACCACTTTTATTTCAAACCCAACAGTTTTTTCTACTAAGtctttttagaaaaatgggGAAACAAAAGAATCCCTTTCGATGTCTCgttgagtccgaggaaggtATTAGAAACTTTCGCTCTAAGTACAAAATCCCCCCAACGGTGGGGATGAGATACGCAGCCCAAGGGGAATGGGTTGATGCCAGACAAACTGGGGAAGTagttattcccatgattgcctttatagaggGTGGGATGACTATCCCCATGGGTAGTATCACTAGGAGTTATCTCAATTTCTTTAGGCTATCCCCCACCCAGTgtgctccaaacatgtttagggtcCTGGGAAGTATAGACGCTCTGAACAAGAGAATGGACTTAAAGCTAACCCATCATGAtgtgaattgggtgtacaacCTCCATCACTTAACCGGCCAGGGATATTATCTCAAGTCGAGATATCCTGAGGTAAGGCTAATTCAGTGCCTTCCCACTTCAAACAAGAATCTAAATGAGGATTTCCTCATTTTctctggggaatggcacgatggtTTACCTTGCCCGACCGTAGAGGGAACACCAGGTGGGTGCGCAGTCATAGATCTATACTACTTAATCTGCGAACACATTtcgtttactttttttttttttcttttttttgtctccTACGATTTTCACTCTTGACTCAACGGTTTTGCAGATAGACGCTACACGAAACCCAATCTCAGGTTAGTCAATAAGGCGAGCCTGGATAAATTATTGAAGGCCGAAATATACGTGAATGAGTCTGACGGTCAGCTCCGGGCAGCACACTTAATTCTCGACTATAACCCCCTCTCTGTTGCCTTTCAGGCGCCGAAGTGTGTGATTAAAGCACGCGACCCTCGGCTTCACCGTATCAGTGTTGCCTACGAAGGGTTCATTGTTCCAGAGGGTATTTCGCTTCCCCAGTACACACCTCGCATAGAGCCTCTTTTCGTAGCCAGCGTCTCGGCGGGAACTTCCTCATCCTTACCTCTCCTCagggaaaaggaaataaaagggagaaagaaaaaggagaaaagcgAGGAAACGGTTGTAGCGGTATCTGAGTCCTCGAACGATTTCGGGATTTTTGATCAACCCACAAGCCTCGAGGAAGATCCTGACGAGATGGGGATACAAAGAAAACCCCAAAAAAGCCTGCTGGAGCTGATGGAAGGTCAGCCGGGAAAGAGTACGCCTACGAATACAATACCATCCCAGGCTTCATCTCTTCCAGCTAGGTCTCCTCCTCCTGCCCCTTGCCAACTTCCTTGGCCACCATCACAACCAGCGCTTTCTAACGTTGCTGAGCAGAAAAGGCGCAGGGAACAAAAAGGCAAGGATGTGGCAGACACGAGCAAGTCTCGTCCAACTCGAGAGGAGGATGCCCAACGAGCTGTAAAGTAGCAGAAAACCAAGCACCAGGCCACGCGGAGCCAGGAGAAATCTGACTCCCAACATCCTGAACCCCAAGCATGGTTGCCAGCACCCATGCACGGTGGGGAGCCCCTGCGAGATGATGCATCTATAAGGGACTTTAACGGCGGCATAGGGTGTCACGTAGCTTCGGCCATAGAGGAAGCCTTATTGCTCCTAAAAGATATGGCCAAAATAAAGAATatgaggaagaatgaactcGTCCTCGACAACAAACGATATTTGGGCATGGTAAGAAGCTGccttttatcctttttttttttatttcgtAACTGTTATTCACCAATATGCACTTTTCATTGACTGTATTGTTAACTTTTTTCCTATAGATCatccaaaatactttcaagCTAGATGAGATGCTCAACGCCTGTTCCGATTAGCTAGATGACGAAAGAAAAAGACGGGCAACGGCTGTATAGACCTTGTCCAAATTTGAACAGGACTTGGCCGATGGGAAGAAGAAGCTACAGGTCGAAGAGCAAGCTCGCAAAAGTGCCGAGTCGGCATTAGAAGGCTACCAGAAGCAGGCCGAGGACCAAGGGAGACTTCTGCGTGAGGCAAATGCCGAGCTAAAGAAGACTCAAGAGCAAGCTCTAGTTCTCAGGAAGCACTTGGAGGAAACTCAAAAGCTACGGGAGCGAGCTGAAAAGTTCAAAGAGCAAGCCGAGAAGGCAAAAATCAAGGCTGAACAGACAATGAACGAAGCGGAGCAGAGAGGCTACGAAATTGGTATAGCTGAAACTGAGAAGGCTTTGAGAGCCGAGGATCCGGAGGTATGCCGTATCTACTACGTAAGGACTTGGAACGAGGCTCTTAACCATGCTGGGGTTGAAGCCTCATCTGAGTTACGTAAGCCAGAGAACATATTCTATCCCAAGGCGATCCGCCCCTCAGTTCTTCTACCCCACCAGGCTGACGCTCCTTCTTCAGTTATTAATCTCAACGAGGAGGTTTTGCCTTGCAATTCTCCTCCCTGTGGCCAACCGGAATCAGTAAAAGAGGGACTTGCCCCTCCAGGAGCTTCCCCAGACAAGACCACCTCCGCTTCGGAGGCAGAGACGGCCTCCCAAGGTTTTCAACGGGATTTGGACTCCACAGTTCTACCAACTGGGGACGTTACCCAAGCCAAAGAGGGAATCACAACTTCGGAGGCAGACCTACCCGCTGTCTAAAACCCACATAACCAGTTGAAGTTAAAAAAGTAGAACTTGTTTTGCAACTTAATTAGATATCTAGTAGGGGGCCTCCTTGCTCATTTTCTTACCGCTTTTACTACTTTATGTTACTTTTGTAATCATTCACTATGTTATCGTAATTTGGAGAGGTTCATTTCAACTATCTTTTGCTCGTATGCAGCATTTTTACTCATATATATCGTCAATCGATAATTAGCAATATGTAATAAGCGTTAATACAACAGGGTCTTAGGGAAACGTTTTAGAGATGCATGTACCCTTTCCAATtagttgcctttttttttttacaaaagttcataaattaaataaaatcatgcCTTCAGTACCTTGATTGTACGCCAACTTACATCCAGAGATCTCTATTTGATTCCCCAATGAGTGTTACAAGGCGTTATTTCTCGTTAGGTTGGTGATTAGAAGATCCATCACAACTCAGCTACTGCTTATAATCTCAATACACAATATGagatgttaatttccaccaagtttgcgatccgaggacctggtataacttagtttctgtttaacatttcaatgtACAATAcgggacgttaatttccaccaagtttgcgatccgaagacctggcataacttagtttctgtttaacattttaATATACAGTATGGGAtattaatttccaccaagtttgcaatttgaggacctggcataacttagtttctgtttaacatttcaatataaatcataggacgttaatttccaccaagtttgcaATCCGaagacctgacataacttagtttctgtttaacgtttcaatataaatcataggaTGTAGGAGTACAGGATGTATGGTTGAcgtaaattaaaagaaatatttgaattgaaacacttttattaataataatacctcttgagattatttacattccaaggatggagtacagacttttcatctaggtcttctAGATAGTAGGCTCCTATTCCTGCTACAGAAGTGATCCGATATGGCCCCTCCCAATTAGGTCTCAAttttccccaatttggattCTTGGTGGCCCCTagaactttcctcagcaccaaATCTCCTACCGCTAGTGGCCTCATCTTCACATTACTATCATAGCCCTACTTGAGCTTATGTTGGTAGTAAGCTAGTTGAACCATCGCGCTCTCCCTCCGCTCTTCAATGAGGTCCAAACTTTTCCCCAACTTCGCGTCATTACTTTCTGAAGAGAATGTACTAGTCCTTAAcgttgggaatccagtttccaggggaatgacggcctcggccccataggtcatggaaaagGGAGTTTCCCCCGTTGAGCGTCGGGGTGTTGTTCGATACGTCCAAAGCACATGTGGCAATTCTTCCACCCACTTTCCTTTAGCGTCATCCAGCCTCTTCTTAAGCCCATTGACTATCACTTTGTTAACAGCCTCAGCCTGCCCATTGCCTTGTGGATAagccggagtggaatatctgTTTCTTATACCCAGTTCTGAGCAATATTCCCTGAAGGCattgctatcaaattggagCCCATTATCCGAGACAAGAGCGCGGGGAACTCCAAATCGCGTAACAATGTTTCTCCAAACAAACTTCTTCACATCTACGTCTCTGATGTTCGCCAGGGGCTCAGCCtcgacccatttagtgaagtagtctgtGCCGACCAACAAGTACTTCTTGTTTCCTATGGCTTTAGGAAAAGGGCCGACAATTTCTAGCCCCTACTgggcaaaaggccaagggctagagAGAGGGTTAAGAGCCCCTCCCGGTTGATGGATATTTGGAGCATATCTTTGACACTGATCGCACTTCCTAACGTACTCCCGCACTTCCTAACGTACTCCTGCGCTTCATTTCGCATATTTGGCCACTAATATCCTTATGTGAGGGCTCGACATGCTAGAGACCTTCCTCTTGTATGGCTCCCACAAATGCCCTCATGCAATTCCTCTAGTATCAACTCTGCTGTCTCAGGAGGCACACAGAACAGGTATGGCCCAGAGAAGGAccgtttgtataactttttatccTCGGATAACCAGTACCGAGGAGCTCTCCTtcgtattttctcagcttccaccTTATCGTCAGGCAATACGTCACTTTCAAGGAATTTtaatatgggatccatccagcttgACGACGGATTGGTTTGTCTGATTTGGCAAACCTCCTTTTCTGGTGAGGTAGGGGTACACCGGTCTTCGACGATAATCATCCGAGGAAAATTTCGTACTGAGGAGGTGGCAAGGGTCGCCAAGGAATCAGCGTGGGTATTTTCACCTCGAGGAATACGCAACAAGTCAAAAGACTCGAAATTCGTTCGTAGACGCCTAACCCGGTCCAGATACCCTTGCATCCTCGGGTCTCGGGCCTCCAACTCTCCTCTCACCTGGCCGACTACCAATCTCGAGTCCGAGAATAACTTCActgcctttccacccattttatGGACCATACTCATTCCCATTATCAAAGCTTCGTATTCTGATTCATTGTTAGTAGCCGAGAACCCTAGTCTTAACGACTTCTCAATGATGACCTCTTCGGGGGATATCAACACCAATCCCAATCCTGCTCCCCGTTGGTTTGTGGCCCCATCCATGTACACTTTCCATAAAGACTCTCCTTGTGCGGATATTaggccaaccgatttttcatccatgtgaTCTTGATTCATATTAACTTCCTCTGGGCACAAAGCGAATTCAGCCACCAGATCGGCAAGGACTTGACCTTTTacagaggtgcgaggcatgtatttgatatcAATAGCACCCAGAATCGTGCCCCACTTGGAAATTCTTCCGGTGTAGTCAACACTTCTGAGTATGGACTTGAGAGGCAGTTGGGTCAAGATAACCACAGTGTGGGCTTGAAAATAGTGCGGAAGTTTGCGTGTTGCATGGACCACTGCCAGTATGGCCTTTTCTAATGACAGATATCTCACCTCGGCTTCATGGAGGGATTTACTTACATAATAAACTGGCCTTTGGACGCCATTGTCTTCTCGTATCAAGACGAAACTAACTGCATGAGGGGCTACCGCCAAATAAGCATACaacacctcatccacctcagggctagacatgataGGCGGCCTGGACAAATAATCTTTCAACTGCTGGAACGCTTCAGCACACTCcgcggtccattcaaatccttgccACTTATGTAATAGGCGGAAAAAAGGACGACACCTCTCAGCCGACCTGGAGATGAACTGATTCAACGCAGCAGTCATCCCAGTCAGTTTCTGCACCTCTTTTGGATTCCGAGGTGCTTGCAAATCGTTAATGGCCCTAATCTTGTCTGGATTCACCTTAATTCCTCTATGAGtcaccatgtaccccaagaatTTCCCGGAACCTACACCAAAGGAGCACTTCGAAGCATTCAAGCGCAACTTGTGTTTTCTCAGTATCCTGAAGATACTTGTGAGGTCTTCCACGTGTTCGGACACTACTTTACTtttcacaaccatatcatcgatataaacttcaatactTCTACCCAGTTGCAGTTCAAACATTTTCGTCATCATGCGTTGATAGGTAGATCCAGCGTTTTTcaagccgaagggcatcaccttgtaatggtaaTTCCCAATCGGGGTCACAAAAGCAGTCTTTTCCTGATCGTCGGTGACCAGCGGTATTTGGTGatacccttgaaaggcatccaagaaactcatcctgGGGTGACCCACGGTCACATCCACCAACTGGTCGATCTTCGGCATAGGAAATGGatccttggggcaggccttattaagatccgtgaagtccacgcacacccACCATTTTCCAGTCTTCTTTTTTACTACCaccgtattggccaaccattgagGGTAAAAAACATCCTTGATAGCCCCAACCTGTTTGAGCTTGGCAACTTCGCTTCTAACCGCCTTGGCATGTTCCTTCGATGGTCGTCGAGGAGGTTGTCTCCTGGGCATAACGGCAGGGTTCACGTTGAGTCGgtgacaaatgaaattcgggTCCACACCTGGGGCTTCATATGGGTCCCATGCAAAAACGTCCACATTAGCTCGGAGGAATTCAAGCAAACTCGCTTTCTCTTGCAAAGGCAATTTGGCCCCAACTTGGAAGAATTTTTCTGGATCATCAGCAACAACTACCTTCTCCAGATCTTCACACTCTATCCCATTGGCTGGCATGTCTAAGCCTGATACTAGGGACTTTAATTGCTATAACTCATTGTCAGCCGTAGCCGAGGTTTCTGCTTCTGGCCGATGCTGTATAGCCACTACTAGGCACTGCCGAGCAGCCGCCTGACTCCCTACTATTTCCAACACTTGGTCTCCGAATGGGTACTTAACCTTCTGATGTAGAGTGGACGAAACCGCTTTAAGGGtgtgaagccaaggtctgcccaCAATAGCCGTGTATGGAGAAAAAACATCTACAACAataaagtccacctccaccacatccatACCTGACTGCACGGGCAGCCTGATTAGCCCCTTGGGAGTGACCAACCTTCCCTCAAAGCTTACTAGAGGAGAATTATAGGCTGTTAAGTCCTCTGGCTTCAAACCTAGCCCCCTGTACAAGTCTGGATACATCACATCCACAACGCTTCCTTGATCAACCATCACTCTTCTGACATCGTACCCGCTAATCCTCAACGTTACCACCAAAGCATCCTCATGGGGCTGTATGGTCCCAGCCATATCCTCAtctgaaaaacccaaaatcaggGGGACACGCCTCTTGGCTCTCTTCAATGCTTGAGAATGATCCTTGGCTGGGGATCGGGACACCGACAACACTCTGGAGGGGCAAGATCCAGTCCTTCCCAGGGCCGCAAAGATAACGTTAATCATACCCAGGGGGAGCCTTGATGAAGCGTCCCCACGAACCTCAGAACCTGCTTGGCTCGCCCTTCCACTGGAgtgatgcaagagttgctttGATTTCCCTTCACGGACCAACTGTTCCAAGTGGTTCCATAAATTCCTGCAGTTGTCCGTCGTGTGCCCATGATCCTAATGATAATGGCAATACAAACTCGGGTTGCGTTTTCTAGGCTCTCccgccatcttgttcggccatttgaagaatggctcgttctttatcttctccaaaacctgctGAACGGGCTCCCGAAATACTGCATTAACAACCTAGGCGTCCGCCGAGCCCGACTGCCCAACAAAATCCCTCCGTGGTCGGCTGTTATTATAACGGttcgacctgaaatccctcctctcctgagggatcacCTTGGCCTTTTCTTTCCCCTGAAGTTGATCTTCCTCTACCCTTCTGTACTTATCTATTCTGTCCATCAGCTGGCGCACACTAGTGACAGGTTTACCCGTCAAGGATTTCCTCAAATCGTGATTAGCTGGGAGACCAGCTTTGAAAGTGGTTATAGCCACAGGATCATTCTTTCCCTCTATTTCgttaaacatttcccagtacctaTCTGAGTAACTCTTGAGAGTCTCGCCCTCTCGCATAGACAAAGTCAACAAGgatcccaaaggccgaggaGTCCTGCTGCATGTAATAAAACGAGCACCAAAAGCCCGAGTCAGTGTTTTGAAAGATCCAACAGAATTGGCCCTTAagccattgaaccacctcatcgccgtTGGACCCAAACTCGATGGAAAAATCTTGCACATCAAAGCATCATCCCTGGAGTAAATAGCCATCTTCTGGCTGTAATAGCTTACATGTACCACCGGATCTAAATGGCCATCATACAGAGAGAACGTAGGCTGATGGAACCGCCGAGGATGGGTAGCATCGTCCATGTTTCTCGTAAAGGGTGACTTGGAAATTTGACTCAAggctttgttcatggcatcgtttCCCAAGCCCCTGCTAGTTGGGCTTCTACGCCTACGTCGATGGCAGTGCTCCTTTTCATAGGAGAAAGTCTCGCTTTGCGGAGTTCTCAATCGCCGCCTATAATTAGTTCCATCTGACTCCCCAGATGATGGTTCGGAGCAAGGTGGGGAACGTTCCCGCCGTGCATGGCGCAACTCTCTCTTCAAACCTGCAACCTCACGTTGCAGATTCTCATCATGCTTCATGTGGGAGACGTGACTCTTCCCCCGAGAGTGGCTCCTggtgtaaggacacgatttgtaaggACTCTTCTCATCATcctacagacggcgccaattgtaaggacacgatttgtaacgacccgtaatagtgttgggttcgcacgtaaaaaggcccaaataatataatttgtagagcgtgggtgtaaagaactaggttaacttttGTATCACGAAAAGATTCACTCTCACGTATATTGAAAGTTTAGAGTTGGCACAACGATCCTTTTCTTTGGTAATCAATACcgttctttttctctccttttgttattcttcttttctctgtgtttttcttttttttcttttctcttccgaTCCTCCCTCTTttgcatgttcttctttcagtttatatacccCCCTTTGTGTTCCATCCTAAccgcacacgtgtaggttgggttcggaggatttctttctgtcccatctagcacctcctggaacttcctatgggcagctgtaaggctgctcccttactgttcaggtatcaccttcacattaatgcggccagagagttggttgagaggtcattaatgcggaggcagctgtagttatagatatttgtttatcttatcTCTTTCATCCTTGGTCGGTTATTCTATCTTTAATGGTGACTTAGTTCTGAGGTCTGGTTGCAACAAGACCGCGTTCTGATCGTCCTCGGACAcatactgccgaggagtatggcGTCCTCGGACGGATACAGAACTCTACCCTCGTGATATTGACTACCACTCTCTTTAGTAATTACCTTATGACCTGACTtggcctcctcggacggatatgcatcctcggatgggaCACAGGCCCAACAATCCTGAACTTAATGGGCCTATTGATCGAACGGCCCCCACACTATTAATTAaagctaattaaaaataatttttttattaatgtaagTGCTGGAAAATTGATGGTCCAAGTCCACTGAGAATAGTGGTATCCTGTCCTTCAAATTAAGCCAAAACAATAGAATTTGTATAGAAAGTGAGAAAACAATTTTGATGTAAGTTAGATTAAGTTTAGGTCTAAGGTCAAAGAATCAAAActaaatagagaagaacagCTCAAAGACTAATTGAGAATAATGTTGTCCTCGGGCAAGTCCAAGGATTGGTTCTTATATAAGTTCGTTACAAGTTCTAATTCAAATCACGCCCTATTCACTTTCTTGTCTACTTAATTCTTCTAGAAAAATAATCCCCTTTAATTGGGAGGTTTCCATTCCTTATATACTCTTCTTCTTTGCATCCTAACTCTCCACCTGCATGCTTCAAGGCTTTTCTTAggacacttgtcccatcaaagtTCTACTGAAGGTGGTAGAAGGAGTTGTTTAGTTGTGAAACTACTGTTCAGgtgtcatttcctcattaatgcagctgATAAGGTTGTTGC contains:
- the LOC126727773 gene encoding uncharacterized protein LOC126727773, with protein sequence MKHDENLQREVAGLKRELRHARRERSPPCSEPSSGESDGTNYRRRLRTPQSETFSYEKEHCHRRRRRSPTSRGLGNDAMNKALSQISKSPFTRNMDDATHPRRFHQPTFSLYDGHLDPVVHVSYYSQKMAIYSRDDALMCKIFPSSLGPTAMRWFNGLRANSVGSFKTLTRAFGARFITCSRTPRPLGSLLTLSMREGETLKSYSDRYWEMFNEIEGKNDPVAITTFKAGLPANHDLRKSLTGKPVTSVRQLMDRIDKYRRVEEDQLQGKEKAKDHGHTTDNCRNLWNHLEQLVREGKSKQLLHHSSGRASQAGSEVRGDASSRLPLGMINVIFAALGRTGSCPSRVLSVSRSPAKDHSQALKRAKRRVPLILGFSDEDMAGTIQPHEDALVVTLRISGYDVRRVMVDQGSVVDVMYPDLYRGLGLKPEDLTAYNSPLVSFEGRLVTPKGLIRLPVQSGMDVVEVDFIVVDVFSPYTAIVGRPWLHTLKAVSSTLHQKVKYPFGDQVLEIVGSQAAARQCLVVAIQHRPEAETSATADNEL